In Amycolatopsis sp. EV170708-02-1, the following are encoded in one genomic region:
- a CDS encoding ESX secretion-associated protein EspG, whose product MLDKQVTITTGTLITLIRRRGGEPHTILSETPTWYDEDAQRAEDERTNEELASQGLFGARGLHPGFKATLEAIARPSLEYYGWVDGGFEGKALSFSLLAGSAGGEGFVLARHSEHDGVALASARPEELLTEFLDQIPKLAPGRGRPIAVPKSQVEAPRSSSTAQDEGFEVLRSGRQSTGSQEADELRRILALRRLGSGSLYVAARGRSGARQRIERPVNYIDTTEGRWLTEEVPGSGEPRIAFTPADQQVLGERLRSAQGRLFAS is encoded by the coding sequence GTGCTGGACAAACAGGTCACGATCACGACCGGCACCCTCATCACGCTGATCCGCCGCCGAGGCGGCGAACCGCACACGATCCTGTCGGAAACCCCGACCTGGTACGACGAGGACGCGCAGCGGGCCGAGGACGAGCGGACCAACGAGGAGCTGGCGAGCCAGGGCCTCTTCGGCGCGCGAGGCCTGCATCCCGGGTTCAAGGCGACGCTCGAAGCGATCGCCAGGCCGTCGCTGGAGTACTACGGCTGGGTCGACGGCGGGTTCGAGGGCAAGGCGCTGAGCTTCAGCCTGCTCGCGGGGAGCGCCGGCGGCGAGGGTTTCGTGCTCGCCCGGCACAGCGAGCACGACGGTGTCGCGCTGGCTTCCGCACGGCCCGAAGAGCTGCTCACCGAGTTCCTCGACCAGATCCCGAAGCTCGCGCCCGGACGCGGCCGTCCGATCGCCGTCCCGAAGAGTCAGGTCGAGGCTCCGCGCTCGTCGTCGACGGCGCAGGACGAGGGTTTCGAGGTGCTTCGCAGCGGACGGCAGAGCACCGGAAGCCAGGAGGCCGACGAGCTTCGCCGCATCCTCGCGTTACGCCGTTTGGGGAGTGGAAGCCTCTATGTCGCGGCCCGCGGCCGGAGCGGCGCGCGGCAGCGGATCGAACGCCCGGTGAACTACATCGATACGACCGAGGGCCGGTGGCTGACCGAAGAGGTACCGGGGAGTGGCGAGCCGAGGATCGCCTTCACACCCGCCGACCAGCAGGTTCTCGGAGAACGACTACGGAGCGCACAGGGCAGGTTGTTCGCGTCCTGA
- a CDS encoding single-stranded DNA-binding protein, whose product MAGDTVITVIGNLTSDPELRFTPSGAAVANFTVASTPRTLDRQSGEWKDGEALFLRCNIWRQAAENVAESLTRGARVVVQGRLKQRSFETKEGEKRTVVELEVDEIGPSLRYATAKVNKVSRGTGGGGGGFGGGGGGQSAPPADDPWGSAPPAGGGGGGGFSDEPPF is encoded by the coding sequence ATGGCTGGAGACACCGTCATCACGGTGATCGGCAACCTCACGTCCGACCCGGAGCTTCGCTTCACCCCTTCCGGTGCGGCGGTCGCGAACTTCACCGTCGCGTCCACCCCGCGCACGCTGGACCGTCAGTCCGGTGAGTGGAAGGACGGCGAGGCCCTGTTCCTGCGCTGCAACATCTGGCGTCAGGCGGCCGAGAACGTCGCCGAGTCGCTGACGCGTGGCGCGCGAGTCGTCGTGCAGGGGCGCCTCAAGCAGCGGTCTTTCGAGACCAAGGAAGGCGAGAAGCGCACGGTCGTCGAGCTCGAGGTCGATGAGATCGGCCCGTCGCTGCGCTACGCCACCGCCAAGGTGAACAAGGTCAGCCGTGGCACCGGTGGCGGTGGCGGCGGCTTCGGTGGTGGTGGCGGTGGCCAGAGCGCCCCGCCCGCCGACGACCCGTGGGGTTCCGCCCCGCCCGCCGGTGGCGGCGGTGGCGGCGGTTTCTCCGACGAGCCGCCCTTCTGA
- the dnaB gene encoding replicative DNA helicase, protein MALTDDRNPMYAESDPGPGDPGPRGGEYDRQPPQDIAAEQSVLGGMLLSKDAVADVIEALGPDDFYRPAHQAIYDVILDLYGRGEPADPITVSAELERRGELGRVGGAPYLHTLIATVPTAANAGYYAEIVSEKAVLRRLVEAGTRIVQYGYGAAAADGANIDEVVDRAQAAIYDVTERRTSEDYVALEELLQPTMDEIDAIASRGGQSQGIPTGFADFDDLTNGLHPGQMIIVAARPGVGKSTLGLDFARSASIKHGLTSVIFSLEMSRTEIVMRMLSAEARIRLADMRGGKMSDDDWTRLARRMSEVSEAPLFVDDSPNMTMMEIRAKARRLKQRNDLKLVVLDYLQLMTSGKRVESRQQEVSEFSRQMKLLAKEIEVPVIAISQLNRGPEQRTDKRPMLSDLRESGSLEQDADLVILVNRPDAWERDDPRAGEADLIIAKHRAGPTATITVAHQLHYSRFVDLSHD, encoded by the coding sequence GTGGCGCTGACCGACGACCGCAATCCGATGTACGCGGAGTCCGACCCGGGTCCCGGCGACCCCGGTCCGCGTGGCGGCGAATACGACCGCCAGCCTCCGCAGGACATCGCGGCCGAGCAATCCGTGCTCGGCGGAATGCTGCTGTCGAAGGACGCCGTCGCCGACGTCATCGAAGCCCTCGGCCCCGACGACTTCTACCGTCCCGCGCACCAAGCGATCTACGACGTCATCCTCGATCTCTACGGCCGAGGCGAACCCGCCGACCCGATCACCGTCTCCGCCGAGCTGGAACGCCGCGGCGAGCTGGGCCGCGTCGGCGGCGCCCCGTATCTGCACACCCTGATCGCGACGGTGCCGACGGCGGCGAACGCCGGGTACTACGCCGAGATCGTCTCCGAGAAGGCGGTGCTGCGGCGCCTGGTCGAGGCGGGCACGCGGATCGTGCAGTACGGCTACGGCGCGGCCGCGGCCGACGGCGCGAACATCGACGAGGTCGTCGACCGTGCGCAGGCCGCGATCTACGACGTCACCGAGCGGCGCACCAGCGAGGACTACGTCGCGCTGGAAGAGCTGCTCCAGCCGACCATGGACGAGATCGACGCGATCGCGTCGCGCGGCGGGCAGTCGCAGGGCATCCCGACCGGGTTCGCCGACTTCGACGATCTGACCAACGGCCTGCACCCCGGCCAGATGATCATCGTCGCGGCACGTCCCGGTGTCGGAAAATCGACCTTGGGATTGGATTTCGCGCGTTCGGCGTCCATCAAACACGGTCTGACCAGCGTCATCTTCTCGCTGGAAATGAGCAGGACCGAGATCGTCATGCGCATGCTCTCGGCCGAAGCTCGGATCCGCCTGGCGGATATGCGCGGTGGCAAGATGTCCGACGACGACTGGACGCGGCTCGCGCGCCGGATGAGCGAGGTCTCCGAGGCGCCGCTGTTCGTCGACGATTCGCCGAACATGACGATGATGGAGATCCGCGCGAAGGCCCGGCGGCTCAAGCAGCGCAACGACCTCAAACTCGTCGTCCTCGACTATCTCCAGCTGATGACCTCGGGCAAGCGCGTCGAGTCGCGGCAGCAGGAGGTCTCGGAGTTCTCGCGGCAGATGAAGCTGCTGGCGAAGGAGATCGAGGTCCCGGTGATCGCGATCAGCCAGCTGAACCGTGGTCCCGAGCAGCGGACCGACAAACGCCCGATGCTGTCCGACCTCCGTGAGTCCGGCTCGCTGGAGCAGGACGCCGACCTCGTCATCCTGGTCAACCGCCCCGACGCCTGGGAGCGGGACGACCCGCGGGCCGGCGAGGCGGACCTGATCATCGCGAAGCACCGTGCCGGGCCGACGGCGACGATCACCGTCGCGCACCAGCTGCACTACAGCCGCTTCGTCGACCTGTCACACGACTAG
- the rpsR gene encoding 30S ribosomal protein S18, with amino-acid sequence MAKPPIRKPKKKVCVFCKAEKKGRPENIDYKDTNLLRKYISDRGKIRARRVTGNCSQHQRDIAIAVKNSREMALLPYTSTAR; translated from the coding sequence GTGGCCAAGCCACCCATCCGCAAGCCCAAGAAGAAGGTCTGCGTGTTCTGCAAGGCCGAGAAGAAGGGCCGCCCGGAGAACATCGACTACAAGGACACCAACCTGCTTCGGAAGTACATCTCCGACCGCGGGAAGATCCGTGCCCGTCGCGTGACCGGCAACTGCAGCCAGCACCAGCGTGACATCGCCATCGCGGTCAAGAACTCCCGCGAAATGGCGCTGCTGCCCTACACCTCGACCGCTCGCTAA
- a CDS encoding DUF3558 domain-containing protein encodes MRRSLVLLLAAGALVAAGCSGTKNGTASSEPSYTTGAGAPSASSGSSGSAPKVSNPLKTSSIESDACSALSAAKRTELGLGEGERRTTSAGPGCSIFAADDKLNQIEISPVLANKNGLSDVYDTKANNEYFEPTEVAGYPAVYAASLDHRKNGKCGLFVGVTDQLSVNILVQYDNGPGASDPCPVALKVGEAMIETLKEG; translated from the coding sequence ATGCGACGTTCCCTCGTTCTCCTCCTGGCCGCGGGCGCGCTGGTCGCCGCAGGCTGTTCCGGCACCAAGAACGGCACCGCCTCTTCGGAGCCGTCCTACACGACCGGGGCCGGTGCCCCCAGCGCGTCGAGCGGCTCGTCCGGCTCCGCGCCCAAGGTGTCGAACCCGTTGAAGACCTCGTCGATCGAGAGCGACGCCTGCTCCGCGCTTTCCGCGGCGAAGCGGACCGAGCTCGGTCTCGGCGAAGGCGAGCGCCGGACCACGAGCGCCGGGCCCGGCTGCTCGATCTTCGCCGCCGACGACAAGCTGAACCAGATCGAGATCAGCCCGGTGCTCGCGAACAAGAACGGCCTGAGCGACGTCTACGACACGAAGGCCAACAACGAGTACTTCGAGCCGACCGAGGTCGCCGGCTACCCGGCGGTGTACGCCGCGTCGCTCGACCACCGCAAGAACGGCAAGTGCGGTCTTTTCGTCGGCGTCACCGACCAGCTGTCGGTGAACATCCTGGTGCAGTACGACAACGGACCCGGCGCGAGCGATCCGTGCCCGGTCGCGCTCAAAGTGGGGGAAGCGATGATCGAGACGTTGAAGGAGGGCTGA
- the rplI gene encoding 50S ribosomal protein L9, translating to MAKIILTTDVANLGGPGDIVEVKDGYARNYLLPRGYAIVATKGAEKNVRTIKRAQESRRIRDLDHAKEIKATLEGLGAIQLSGKAAEGSKKLFGSITTAEIVDAIKAAGGPLLDKRVIELKDHIKTVGKHSVGARLHPDVRVDVRLEVKAK from the coding sequence ATGGCGAAGATCATTCTCACCACCGACGTCGCCAACCTCGGTGGGCCCGGCGACATCGTCGAGGTCAAGGACGGCTACGCACGCAACTACCTGCTCCCCCGCGGCTACGCCATCGTGGCCACCAAGGGCGCGGAGAAGAACGTGCGCACGATCAAGCGGGCGCAGGAGAGCCGTCGCATCCGCGACCTCGACCACGCCAAGGAGATCAAGGCGACTCTGGAGGGCCTCGGCGCCATCCAGCTGAGCGGCAAGGCGGCCGAGGGCTCGAAGAAGCTCTTCGGTTCGATCACCACCGCCGAGATCGTGGACGCGATCAAGGCCGCGGGTGGCCCGCTGCTCGACAAGCGCGTCATCGAGCTGAAGGACCACATCAAGACCGTGGGCAAGCACTCGGTCGGCGCCCGTCTGCACCCCGACGTCCGCGTCGACGTGCGGCTCGAGGTCAAGGCCAAGTAA
- the rpsF gene encoding 30S ribosomal protein S6, whose translation MSRHYEVMVILDPTLDERTVAPTLDNFLNVIRTSGGSVEKVDVWGRRRLSYEIKKHAEGIYALLDLNSTSEAVKELDRQLSLQETVLRTKVMRREIKRAATAAAKA comes from the coding sequence GTGTCACGCCATTACGAGGTAATGGTCATCCTGGACCCCACGCTCGACGAGCGTACGGTGGCCCCGACCCTGGACAACTTCCTCAACGTGATCCGCACTTCGGGCGGAAGCGTCGAGAAGGTCGACGTCTGGGGCCGTCGCCGGCTGTCCTACGAGATCAAGAAGCACGCCGAGGGCATCTACGCGCTCCTCGACCTGAACTCGACTTCGGAAGCGGTCAAGGAGCTGGACCGTCAGCTCTCGCTGCAGGAGACCGTGCTCCGCACCAAGGTCATGCGCCGCGAGATCAAGCGCGCCGCGACCGCCGCCGCCAAGGCCTGA